A window from Aquiluna borgnonia encodes these proteins:
- the rplB gene encoding 50S ribosomal protein L2 has translation MAIRKYKPTTPGRRGSSVADFAEITRSTPEKSLLKPLPKTGGRNAAGRITTRHIGGGHKRQYRVIDFRRNDKDGVPAKVAHIEYDPNRTARIALIHYIDGTKRYIIAPNKLKQGDAIEQGPNADIKPGNNLPLRNIPVGTVIHAIELKPGGGAKMARSAGASVRLVAKDGPNAQLRLPSGEIRNVDANCRATIGEVGNAEQSNINWGKAGRMRWKGVRPTVRGVVMNPVDHPHGGGEGKTSGGRHPVTPWGQKEGRTRKPNLPSDKQIVRRRYVGKK, from the coding sequence ATGGCAATCCGTAAATACAAGCCAACGACTCCGGGCCGCCGCGGTTCATCTGTTGCAGACTTTGCAGAGATCACCCGCTCGACCCCTGAGAAGTCACTGCTGAAGCCACTGCCTAAGACCGGTGGCCGCAACGCAGCTGGTCGCATCACCACCCGCCACATCGGTGGTGGCCACAAGCGCCAGTACCGCGTGATCGATTTCCGTCGCAATGACAAGGATGGTGTACCAGCCAAGGTTGCGCACATCGAGTACGACCCAAACCGTACCGCTCGCATCGCGCTGATTCACTACATCGACGGCACCAAGCGCTACATCATCGCTCCTAACAAGCTAAAGCAGGGCGATGCAATTGAGCAGGGACCAAACGCCGACATCAAGCCGGGTAACAACCTGCCGCTGCGCAACATTCCAGTCGGTACCGTGATCCACGCTATCGAGCTAAAGCCAGGCGGTGGTGCCAAGATGGCCCGTTCCGCAGGTGCATCGGTTCGCTTGGTTGCCAAGGATGGCCCAAACGCACAGCTTCGTCTGCCTTCCGGTGAAATCCGCAACGTAGACGCAAACTGCCGCGCCACCATCGGTGAGGTTGGAAATGCTGAGCAGTCCAACATCAACTGGGGTAAGGCTGGCCGCATGCGCTGGAAGGGCGTTCGCCCAACCGTTCGTGGTGTCGTTATGAACCCGGTTGACCACCCACACGGTGGTGGTGAGGGTAAGACCTCCGGTGGTCGTCACCCAGTTACCCCTTGGGGTCAGAAGGAAGGCCGCACTCGTAAGCCAAACCTTCCATCCGACAAGCAAATCGTTCGTCGTCGTTACGTCGGCAAGAAGTAG
- the rpsS gene encoding 30S ribosomal protein S19: MPRSLKKGPFVDEHLMKKVRVQNEANTKNVIKTWSRRSMIVPAMLGHTIAVHDGRKHIPVFVTETMVGHKLGEFAPTRTFRGHVKDDKKGRRG; encoded by the coding sequence ATGCCACGCAGTTTGAAGAAGGGCCCCTTCGTCGACGAGCACCTGATGAAGAAGGTGCGCGTACAGAACGAGGCCAACACCAAGAACGTGATCAAGACCTGGTCTCGCCGCTCGATGATCGTCCCAGCCATGCTGGGTCACACCATCGCCGTGCACGACGGTCGCAAGCACATTCCAGTTTTCGTCACCGAGACCATGGTTGGTCACAAGCTTGGCGAATTCGCACCCACCCGCACCTTCCGTGGTCACGTGAAGGACGACAAGAAGGGTCGCCGCGGCTAA
- the rplV gene encoding 50S ribosomal protein L22 — translation MEAIAKVRNIRVTPQKARRVVNLIRGKQATEALGILKFAPQAASEPIYKLVASAVANAKVKGENVGAIVDEDDLVISAAFVDEGVTLKRFRPRAQGRAFRINKRTSHITVVVATPDELKKAGK, via the coding sequence ATGGAAGCTATCGCCAAGGTGCGTAACATCCGCGTGACTCCGCAGAAGGCTCGCCGTGTCGTCAACTTGATCCGCGGCAAGCAGGCCACCGAGGCCCTGGGAATCTTGAAGTTTGCCCCACAGGCAGCATCCGAGCCGATTTACAAGCTCGTTGCCTCTGCGGTTGCCAACGCCAAGGTCAAGGGTGAGAACGTCGGAGCCATTGTGGACGAGGACGACCTAGTTATTTCTGCCGCTTTTGTGGACGAGGGTGTGACGCTGAAGCGTTTCCGCCCACGTGCTCAGGGACGCGCATTCCGTATCAACAAGCGCACCAGCCACATCACTGTGGTTGTTGCAACTCCTGACGAGCTCAAGAAGGCAGGCAAGTAA
- the rpsC gene encoding 30S ribosomal protein S3, whose protein sequence is MGQKVNPYGFRLGITTDHRSRWFTDSAKKGQRYADYVVEDTKIRAFLQEKLDRAGISRIELERTRDRVRIDIFAARPGLVIGRRGAEAETLRSDLEKLTGKQVLLNILEVKNPESDAQLVAQGIAEQLAARVAFRRAMRKGIQGALRSGSKGIRVQCSGRLGGAEMSRSEFYREGRVPLHTLRSNIDYGFYEAKTTFGRIGVKVWIYKGDLTAKELAAVQATQRGPRPAGAGRRGPRPDAAPVAAGSEG, encoded by the coding sequence ATGGGTCAGAAAGTCAATCCCTACGGCTTCCGCCTAGGAATCACCACCGACCACCGTTCCCGCTGGTTCACTGACAGCGCGAAGAAGGGTCAGCGCTACGCAGACTACGTAGTTGAGGACACCAAGATTCGTGCATTCCTGCAGGAGAAGCTGGACCGCGCAGGTATCTCTCGCATTGAGCTGGAGCGCACCCGTGACCGTGTTCGCATCGACATCTTCGCTGCACGCCCAGGTCTAGTTATCGGTCGCCGCGGCGCCGAGGCTGAGACCTTGCGTTCAGACCTTGAGAAGCTAACCGGCAAGCAGGTTCTGCTGAACATCCTCGAGGTGAAGAACCCAGAGTCCGACGCCCAGCTGGTAGCCCAGGGAATCGCCGAGCAGCTTGCTGCCCGCGTTGCTTTCCGTCGCGCCATGCGCAAGGGAATCCAGGGAGCGCTTCGCAGCGGTTCCAAGGGAATCCGTGTGCAGTGCTCGGGTCGTCTCGGTGGCGCTGAAATGTCGCGCAGCGAGTTCTACCGCGAAGGCCGTGTGCCACTGCACACCCTGCGCTCGAACATTGACTACGGCTTCTACGAGGCCAAGACCACCTTCGGCCGCATCGGTGTAAAGGTTTGGATCTACAAGGGTGACCTGACCGCTAAGGAGCTTGCAGCAGTGCAGGCAACCCAGCGCGGTCCTCGCCCAGCTGGCGCTGGCCGTCGCGGCCCACGCCCTGACGCTGCACCAGTAGCAGCAGGAAGTGAAGGCTAA
- the rplP gene encoding 50S ribosomal protein L16, translating into MLVPRRVKHRKQHSPKRAGHATGGTKVSFGEYGIQALTPAYLTNRQIEAARIAMTRHIKRGGKVWINVFPDRSLTKKPAETRMGSGKGSPEWWVVNVKPGRVLFELSGVSETIAREAMTRAIHKLPLKARIIKREEGDA; encoded by the coding sequence ATGCTAGTTCCTCGCAGAGTAAAGCACCGTAAGCAGCACAGCCCAAAGCGTGCTGGTCACGCAACCGGTGGCACCAAGGTCTCCTTCGGTGAGTACGGTATCCAGGCACTAACCCCTGCTTACCTGACCAACCGTCAGATCGAAGCTGCCCGTATTGCAATGACTCGTCACATCAAGCGTGGTGGAAAGGTTTGGATCAACGTGTTCCCAGACCGCTCCCTCACCAAGAAGCCGGCCGAAACTCGCATGGGTTCCGGTAAGGGTTCACCGGAGTGGTGGGTAGTAAACGTCAAGCCTGGCCGAGTTCTATTTGAGCTTTCAGGCGTATCAGAGACCATCGCCCGTGAGGCCATGACTCGTGCGATCCACAAGCTCCCGCTGAAGGCTCGCATTATCAAGCGTGAAGAAGGTGACGCATAA
- the rpmC gene encoding 50S ribosomal protein L29: MMIGSKNLTPEDLDKIEDSLLVEELRKAKEELFNLRFQSATGQLDNHGRLKAVKRDIARIYTVLRERELGIRAVPVAAAPKTTKKAAAEKPAEEA; encoded by the coding sequence ATAATGATCGGATCCAAGAACCTCACCCCTGAGGACCTAGACAAGATCGAGGACTCGCTACTAGTTGAGGAGCTGCGCAAGGCAAAGGAAGAGCTGTTCAACCTGCGCTTCCAGTCTGCAACCGGTCAGCTAGACAACCACGGTCGCCTAAAGGCCGTGAAGCGTGACATCGCTCGTATTTACACCGTGCTGCGCGAGCGCGAGCTCGGCATTCGTGCCGTGCCAGTGGCCGCAGCCCCGAAGACCACCAAGAAGGCAGCGGCTGAGAAGCCTGCTGAGGAGGCATAA